In Erigeron canadensis isolate Cc75 chromosome 1, C_canadensis_v1, whole genome shotgun sequence, a single window of DNA contains:
- the LOC122585552 gene encoding myosin-binding protein 2 isoform X1: MAANKFATMVHNNTNKITLVLIYTFLEWTLIILLLFNSIFSYFIIKFARFFGLKPPCLWCVRLDRLFEPEFKNSHRDLLCELHSKEVSQLGFCLKHKKLAECNDMCEDCSFGFGEKSKNLVVSKAKKVDSEQSDGEDEICLKCSCCGVEFERKSFDDSKYFVINPSWDFLGLSKNGNPIIDLIGSGLEDDNLGEQPVGQKQSNETGETEDEPITADLIQFEKKEDANLDTYSEKAQQDLEFFLDYSGSQLVPIESIDPDTEEFIKKSVVDDDQEFGDFQKAQVMSESVMETVIEEVVKETQETVSVLQNAGELGSVVEKTEEFPKFVELESMEFEETENSLVFHANISGVKEEKPKISEPARISLDSEEVQETQETDSEAEVSIGTEIPVLDTSDEMKAQDNFTLYSLSNEEPSTSSHDLDFSLEYEARKDEKTGFEEAREDEETGELTNFNQIDDDSMLMIERKDSMAEESFDGSEMDGGDPINTNEKLKSALRAERKSLQALYIELEEERNASAVAASETMAMINRLQEEKAAMQMEALHYQRMMEEQSEYDQEALQLLNDLMVKKEKELEMYRKKVMDYETKERMRFLSSSVKSGTCSASCSHSEDGDGVWVDLNHDPKEEGMSNGAHEREHHDTPVDSVLDLDSSFVDFEDERMSILEQLKVLEEKLFTLSDEEDRHFSDLRQIEDYFEENGKHLNGSYNFDSQEVNGMTNGFQKEAHEAYYQDRRSIGSTGKRLLPLFEAVDNESDDGVITTSNGHETGHHSNKMENTAITLFELQKKRIDIEEEVDNLYVRLQALEADREFLKHCIGSLKKGDKGMDLLQEILQHLRDLRNVDLRAKNFTDGTLI; the protein is encoded by the exons ATGGCAGCAAACAAATTTGCAACAATGGTACATAACAACACAAACAAGATCACACTTGTTTTAATCTATACTTTCCTTGAATGGACACTTATAATTCTCCTTCTTTTCAACTCAATCTTTTCAtatttcatcatcaaatttGCCCGGTTTTTCGGGCTAAAACCTCCTTGTTTATGGTGTGTTCGTCTTGATCGTTTGTTCGAGCCCGAATTCAAGAATTCACATAGAGATCTTCTATGTGAGCTTCATTCTAAAGAAGTTTCTCAATTGGGGTTttgtttaaaacataaaaagttagCAGAATGTAATGATATGTGTGAGGATTGCTCATTCGGGTTTGGTGAAAAGTCGAAAAATTTAGTGGTTTCGAAGGCTAAAAAAGTTGATTCAGAACAGAGTGATGGTGAAGATGAGATATGTTTAAAGTGTTCTTGTTGTGGTGttgaatttgaaagaaaaagttttGATGATTCTAAATATTTTGTGATTAATCCTTCCTGGGATTTTCTGGGCTTATCAAAAAATGGAAACCCGATTATCGATTTAATAGGATCGGGTTTGGAGGATGATAATCTTGGTGAACAACCAGTGGGTCAAAAACAGAGTAACGAAACAGGGGAAACAGAGGATGAACCAATTACTGCAGATTTGATTCAATTTGAAAAAAAGGAAGATGCAAATTTAGATACATATTCAGAAAAAGCCCAACAGGATCTTGAATTCTTCTTGGATTACAGTGGAAGTCAATTGGTCCCAATCGAATCAATCGACCCAGATACCGaagaatttattaaaaaatcagtggttgatgatgatcaagaatTTGGGGACTTTCAGAAAGCTCAAGTTATGTCAGAATCAGTTATGGAAACAGTAATTGAAGAAGTGGTTAAGGAGACCCAAGAAACAGTTTCTGTTCTTCAAAATGCAGGGGAATTGGGTTCAGTTGTTGAAAAAACAGAGGAATTCCCAAAGTTTGTAGAGCTTGAGTCAATGGAATTTGAAGAAACAGAGAATTCTCTTGTTTTTCATGCAAATATAAGTGGTGTTAAAGAGGAAAAACCCAAAATTTCTGAACCAGCCCGAATTTCGTTGGATAGCGAAGAAGTTCAAGAAACACAGGAGACTGATTCAG AGGCAGAGGTTTCAATTGGAACAGAAATTCCGGTTTTGGATACAAGTGATGAGATGAAAGCTCAAGATAACTTCACTTTGTATTCTTTATCAAATGAAGAGCCTTCAACAAGTTCTCATGATCTAGATTTCAGTCTTGAATATG AAGCCCGGAAAGATGAAAAAACAGGATTTGAAGAAGCCCGAGAAGATGAAGAAACAGGGGAATTAACAAACTTTAATCAAATAGATGATGATTCAATGTTGATGATTGAAAGAAAGGATTCAATGGCAGAAGAGTCTTTTGATGGAAGTGAAATGGATGGAGGAGATCCAATTAACACAAATGAGAAGCTTAAAAGTGCTTTGAGAGCTGAAAGGAAGTCGTTACAAGCGTTGTATATCGAGTTAGAAGAGGAGAGAAATGCATCAGCAGTGGCTGCAAGTGAAACAATGGCAATGATAAACCGACTTCAAGAAGAAAAAGCCGCGATGCAAATGGAGGCATTGCATTATCAGCGAATGATGGAAGAACAATCGGAATATGACCAAGAAGCTTTACAACTTTTAAATGATCTTAtggtaaagaaagaaaaagaattggAAATGTATAGAAAGAAAGTGATGGATTATGAGACTAAAGAAAGAATGCGGTTTTTATCAAGTAGTGTGAAAAGCGGAACGTGTTCAGCTTCGTGTAGCCATTCAGAGGATGGGGATGGAGTATGGGTCGATCTGAATCATGACCCTAAAGAAGAAGGAATGTCTAACGGGGCTCATGAACGTGAACATCACGATACCCCGGTTGACTCTGTACTTGATCTAGACTCGTCGTTTGTTGACTTTGAGGATGAAAGGATGTCGATTCTTGAACAACTTAAGGTTTTAGAAGAGAAGCTTTTCACTTTGAGCGACGAAGAAGATCGACATTTTAGTGACTTAAGGCAAATAGAAGATTACTTTGAAGAAAATGGGAAACATCTAAACGGGAGTTACAATTTTGATAGTCAAGAAGTCAACGGTATGACAAACGGGTTCCAAAAGGAAGCACACGAGGCATACTATCAAGACCGGAGATCCATTGGTTCGACAGGCAAAAGACTTCTTCCTCTTTTTGAAGCAGTTGACAACGAGAGCGATGACGGTGTGATTACTACATCAAACGGGCATGAAACCGGACACCATTCTAATAAGATGGAAAACACGGCAATCACATTATTCGAGTTACAAAAGAAGAGAATCGACATTGAAGAGGAAGTTGATAACCTTTATGTAAGGTTACAAGCTTTAGAAGCCGATAGAGAGTTTCTAAAGCATTGCATTGGGTCCTTAAAGAAAGGTGACAAAGGAATGGATCTTCTTCAAGAAATCTTGCAACATCTTCGCGATCTTAGAAATGTGGACCTTCGAGCAAAGAATTTCACCGATGGAACTCTCATTTGA
- the LOC122585552 gene encoding myosin-binding protein 2 isoform X2, with product MAANKFATMVHNNTNKITLVLIYTFLEWTLIILLLFNSIFSYFIIKFARFFGLKPPCLWCVRLDRLFEPEFKNSHRDLLCELHSKEVSQLGFCLKHKKLAECNDMCEDCSFGFGEKSKNLVVSKAKKVDSEQSDGEDEICLKCSCCGVEFERKSFDDSKYFVINPSWDFLGLSKNGNPIIDLIGSGLEDDNLGEQPVGQKQSNETGETEDEPITADLIQFEKKEDANLDTYSEKAQQDLEFFLDYSGSQLVPIESIDPDTEEFIKKSVVDDDQEFGDFQKAQVMSESVMETVIEEVVKETQETVSVLQNAGELGSVVEKTEEFPKFVELESMEFEETENSLVFHANISGVKEEKPKISEPARISLDSEEVQETQETDSEAEVSIGTEIPVLDTSDEMKAQDNFTLYSLSNEEPSTSSHDLDFSLEYARKDEKTGFEEAREDEETGELTNFNQIDDDSMLMIERKDSMAEESFDGSEMDGGDPINTNEKLKSALRAERKSLQALYIELEEERNASAVAASETMAMINRLQEEKAAMQMEALHYQRMMEEQSEYDQEALQLLNDLMVKKEKELEMYRKKVMDYETKERMRFLSSSVKSGTCSASCSHSEDGDGVWVDLNHDPKEEGMSNGAHEREHHDTPVDSVLDLDSSFVDFEDERMSILEQLKVLEEKLFTLSDEEDRHFSDLRQIEDYFEENGKHLNGSYNFDSQEVNGMTNGFQKEAHEAYYQDRRSIGSTGKRLLPLFEAVDNESDDGVITTSNGHETGHHSNKMENTAITLFELQKKRIDIEEEVDNLYVRLQALEADREFLKHCIGSLKKGDKGMDLLQEILQHLRDLRNVDLRAKNFTDGTLI from the exons ATGGCAGCAAACAAATTTGCAACAATGGTACATAACAACACAAACAAGATCACACTTGTTTTAATCTATACTTTCCTTGAATGGACACTTATAATTCTCCTTCTTTTCAACTCAATCTTTTCAtatttcatcatcaaatttGCCCGGTTTTTCGGGCTAAAACCTCCTTGTTTATGGTGTGTTCGTCTTGATCGTTTGTTCGAGCCCGAATTCAAGAATTCACATAGAGATCTTCTATGTGAGCTTCATTCTAAAGAAGTTTCTCAATTGGGGTTttgtttaaaacataaaaagttagCAGAATGTAATGATATGTGTGAGGATTGCTCATTCGGGTTTGGTGAAAAGTCGAAAAATTTAGTGGTTTCGAAGGCTAAAAAAGTTGATTCAGAACAGAGTGATGGTGAAGATGAGATATGTTTAAAGTGTTCTTGTTGTGGTGttgaatttgaaagaaaaagttttGATGATTCTAAATATTTTGTGATTAATCCTTCCTGGGATTTTCTGGGCTTATCAAAAAATGGAAACCCGATTATCGATTTAATAGGATCGGGTTTGGAGGATGATAATCTTGGTGAACAACCAGTGGGTCAAAAACAGAGTAACGAAACAGGGGAAACAGAGGATGAACCAATTACTGCAGATTTGATTCAATTTGAAAAAAAGGAAGATGCAAATTTAGATACATATTCAGAAAAAGCCCAACAGGATCTTGAATTCTTCTTGGATTACAGTGGAAGTCAATTGGTCCCAATCGAATCAATCGACCCAGATACCGaagaatttattaaaaaatcagtggttgatgatgatcaagaatTTGGGGACTTTCAGAAAGCTCAAGTTATGTCAGAATCAGTTATGGAAACAGTAATTGAAGAAGTGGTTAAGGAGACCCAAGAAACAGTTTCTGTTCTTCAAAATGCAGGGGAATTGGGTTCAGTTGTTGAAAAAACAGAGGAATTCCCAAAGTTTGTAGAGCTTGAGTCAATGGAATTTGAAGAAACAGAGAATTCTCTTGTTTTTCATGCAAATATAAGTGGTGTTAAAGAGGAAAAACCCAAAATTTCTGAACCAGCCCGAATTTCGTTGGATAGCGAAGAAGTTCAAGAAACACAGGAGACTGATTCAG AGGCAGAGGTTTCAATTGGAACAGAAATTCCGGTTTTGGATACAAGTGATGAGATGAAAGCTCAAGATAACTTCACTTTGTATTCTTTATCAAATGAAGAGCCTTCAACAAGTTCTCATGATCTAGATTTCAGTCTTGAATATG CCCGGAAAGATGAAAAAACAGGATTTGAAGAAGCCCGAGAAGATGAAGAAACAGGGGAATTAACAAACTTTAATCAAATAGATGATGATTCAATGTTGATGATTGAAAGAAAGGATTCAATGGCAGAAGAGTCTTTTGATGGAAGTGAAATGGATGGAGGAGATCCAATTAACACAAATGAGAAGCTTAAAAGTGCTTTGAGAGCTGAAAGGAAGTCGTTACAAGCGTTGTATATCGAGTTAGAAGAGGAGAGAAATGCATCAGCAGTGGCTGCAAGTGAAACAATGGCAATGATAAACCGACTTCAAGAAGAAAAAGCCGCGATGCAAATGGAGGCATTGCATTATCAGCGAATGATGGAAGAACAATCGGAATATGACCAAGAAGCTTTACAACTTTTAAATGATCTTAtggtaaagaaagaaaaagaattggAAATGTATAGAAAGAAAGTGATGGATTATGAGACTAAAGAAAGAATGCGGTTTTTATCAAGTAGTGTGAAAAGCGGAACGTGTTCAGCTTCGTGTAGCCATTCAGAGGATGGGGATGGAGTATGGGTCGATCTGAATCATGACCCTAAAGAAGAAGGAATGTCTAACGGGGCTCATGAACGTGAACATCACGATACCCCGGTTGACTCTGTACTTGATCTAGACTCGTCGTTTGTTGACTTTGAGGATGAAAGGATGTCGATTCTTGAACAACTTAAGGTTTTAGAAGAGAAGCTTTTCACTTTGAGCGACGAAGAAGATCGACATTTTAGTGACTTAAGGCAAATAGAAGATTACTTTGAAGAAAATGGGAAACATCTAAACGGGAGTTACAATTTTGATAGTCAAGAAGTCAACGGTATGACAAACGGGTTCCAAAAGGAAGCACACGAGGCATACTATCAAGACCGGAGATCCATTGGTTCGACAGGCAAAAGACTTCTTCCTCTTTTTGAAGCAGTTGACAACGAGAGCGATGACGGTGTGATTACTACATCAAACGGGCATGAAACCGGACACCATTCTAATAAGATGGAAAACACGGCAATCACATTATTCGAGTTACAAAAGAAGAGAATCGACATTGAAGAGGAAGTTGATAACCTTTATGTAAGGTTACAAGCTTTAGAAGCCGATAGAGAGTTTCTAAAGCATTGCATTGGGTCCTTAAAGAAAGGTGACAAAGGAATGGATCTTCTTCAAGAAATCTTGCAACATCTTCGCGATCTTAGAAATGTGGACCTTCGAGCAAAGAATTTCACCGATGGAACTCTCATTTGA
- the LOC122610838 gene encoding putative receptor-like protein kinase At4g00960 isoform X2 translates to MVKFKNFLNELVKPCKPNCAKEEKDSVKIVAPQEQKIFDFHVLISATNNFENKLGQGGFGPVFKGKLDDGREIAVKKLSQTSKQGKREFTNEAKLLACIQHRNVVSLLGYCVLPEKVLVYEYVVNESLDKLLFKSAKRDVLDWKKRYSIISGVAQGLLYLHEDSVDRIIHRDIKASNILLDKNWRPKIADFGMARLYPEDKTHVNTRVAGTNGYMAPEYVLHGNLSVKADVYSYGVVVLELISGQKNSTFKHPECQNLLDWAFKLYEKGKGMEIMDTTLAPSADPDQVATCTQIGLLCTQSDPRLRPTMRQVVVMLSKKSGVLDEPTRPGFQGTTRRPHRPSSSSTLTGSPSGTNSRSSRSTTTTTAAGGTTSTWAYRASTSNVHNNHMSNFAPSVSDPHGKRPIEG, encoded by the exons ATGGTCAAATTCAAGAACTTTTTAAATGAGCTTGTCAAGCCTTGCAAGCCTAATTGCGCAAAAG AAGAAAAAGATTCAGTAAAGATTGTTGCTCCTCAAGAACAGAAGATTTTCGATTTTCATGTTTTGATTTCTGctacaaataattttgaaaataagcTTGGTCAAGGTGGTTTTGGCCCTGTTTTCAAG GGGAAGTTGGATGATGGCAGGGAGATTGCTGTGAAGAAACTTTCACAGACCTCAAAACAAGGAAAAAGGGAATTTACAAATGAGGCTAAGTTGTTGGCGTGCATACAACACCGTAATGTTGTAAGTTTGTTGGGGTATTGCGTGTTGCCGGAGAAAGTTTTGGTGTACGAATATGTAGTTAATGAGAGCCTTGACAAGCTTCTTTTCA AATCTGCAAAGCGAGATGTACTTGACTGGAAGAAAAGATATTCGATTATTTCGGGTGTGGCACAAGGGTTGCTTTATCTTCATGAAGATTCAGTCGATCGCATCATCCACAGAGATATAAAAGCTAGTAATATATTATTAGACAAAAACTGGAGACCCAAAATTGCCGATTTTGGCATGGCCAGGCTCTACCCTGAAGATAAAACTCATGTTAACACCCGTGTAGCTGGTACCAA TGGATATATGGCACCAGAGTATGTCTTGCATGGTAATTTATCAGTGAAGGCAGACGTATATAGTTATGGCGTAGTGGTTTTGGAGCTCATTAGTGGTCAAAAGAATTCGACGTTCAAACATCCAGAGTGCCAAAATCTTCTGGATTGG GCATTTAAGTTATACGAGAAGGGAAAAGGCATGGAAATAATGGATACAACACTAGCCCCTTCAGCTGATCCTGATCAGGTGGCAACTTGTACACAAATTGGGTTATTATGCACCCAATCTGACCCACGACTAAGGCCTACAATGCGGCAGGTAGTGGTGATGTTATCCAAGAAGTCAGGTGTACTTGATGAACCAACCAGGCCTGGATTCCAGGGAACAACAAGAAGACCACATCGACCTTCTAGCTCATCTACTTTAACAGGGAGTCCCAGTGGGACAAATTCTCGTTCTTCTAGGTCCACAACTACGACCACTGCAGCTGGTGGTACTACTAGCACGTGGGCCTATAGGGCTTCAACTTCAAATGTTCATAATAATCACATGTCAAATTTTGCGCCTTCAGTATCCGATCCTCATGGCAAGAGACCCATTGAAGGGTAA
- the LOC122610838 gene encoding putative receptor-like protein kinase At4g00960 isoform X1: MVKFKNFLNELVKPCKPNCAKVTEEKDSVKIVAPQEQKIFDFHVLISATNNFENKLGQGGFGPVFKGKLDDGREIAVKKLSQTSKQGKREFTNEAKLLACIQHRNVVSLLGYCVLPEKVLVYEYVVNESLDKLLFKSAKRDVLDWKKRYSIISGVAQGLLYLHEDSVDRIIHRDIKASNILLDKNWRPKIADFGMARLYPEDKTHVNTRVAGTNGYMAPEYVLHGNLSVKADVYSYGVVVLELISGQKNSTFKHPECQNLLDWAFKLYEKGKGMEIMDTTLAPSADPDQVATCTQIGLLCTQSDPRLRPTMRQVVVMLSKKSGVLDEPTRPGFQGTTRRPHRPSSSSTLTGSPSGTNSRSSRSTTTTTAAGGTTSTWAYRASTSNVHNNHMSNFAPSVSDPHGKRPIEG; this comes from the exons ATGGTCAAATTCAAGAACTTTTTAAATGAGCTTGTCAAGCCTTGCAAGCCTAATTGCGCAAAAG TTACAGAAGAAAAAGATTCAGTAAAGATTGTTGCTCCTCAAGAACAGAAGATTTTCGATTTTCATGTTTTGATTTCTGctacaaataattttgaaaataagcTTGGTCAAGGTGGTTTTGGCCCTGTTTTCAAG GGGAAGTTGGATGATGGCAGGGAGATTGCTGTGAAGAAACTTTCACAGACCTCAAAACAAGGAAAAAGGGAATTTACAAATGAGGCTAAGTTGTTGGCGTGCATACAACACCGTAATGTTGTAAGTTTGTTGGGGTATTGCGTGTTGCCGGAGAAAGTTTTGGTGTACGAATATGTAGTTAATGAGAGCCTTGACAAGCTTCTTTTCA AATCTGCAAAGCGAGATGTACTTGACTGGAAGAAAAGATATTCGATTATTTCGGGTGTGGCACAAGGGTTGCTTTATCTTCATGAAGATTCAGTCGATCGCATCATCCACAGAGATATAAAAGCTAGTAATATATTATTAGACAAAAACTGGAGACCCAAAATTGCCGATTTTGGCATGGCCAGGCTCTACCCTGAAGATAAAACTCATGTTAACACCCGTGTAGCTGGTACCAA TGGATATATGGCACCAGAGTATGTCTTGCATGGTAATTTATCAGTGAAGGCAGACGTATATAGTTATGGCGTAGTGGTTTTGGAGCTCATTAGTGGTCAAAAGAATTCGACGTTCAAACATCCAGAGTGCCAAAATCTTCTGGATTGG GCATTTAAGTTATACGAGAAGGGAAAAGGCATGGAAATAATGGATACAACACTAGCCCCTTCAGCTGATCCTGATCAGGTGGCAACTTGTACACAAATTGGGTTATTATGCACCCAATCTGACCCACGACTAAGGCCTACAATGCGGCAGGTAGTGGTGATGTTATCCAAGAAGTCAGGTGTACTTGATGAACCAACCAGGCCTGGATTCCAGGGAACAACAAGAAGACCACATCGACCTTCTAGCTCATCTACTTTAACAGGGAGTCCCAGTGGGACAAATTCTCGTTCTTCTAGGTCCACAACTACGACCACTGCAGCTGGTGGTACTACTAGCACGTGGGCCTATAGGGCTTCAACTTCAAATGTTCATAATAATCACATGTCAAATTTTGCGCCTTCAGTATCCGATCCTCATGGCAAGAGACCCATTGAAGGGTAA
- the LOC122584862 gene encoding uncharacterized protein LOC122584862 has protein sequence MPNNLQPFQPDNFLLLHHHHPSRVSGFGFYRWCRWNKKRRDNYRAVERDSEYEIDPEVAREALRKLDQQLQKQTKPVPKPKASNPYDLREEATTNVQDTGSYLPITFFGLLIFTIVYNIIFIKVIKPSIDGPQAELAPVRPSLMRELLKAELLPSIQLPPSSEVFRQP, from the exons ATGCCAAATAATCTTCAGCCATTCCAACCagataattttttgttattacATCATCATCACCCTTCACGGGTATCTGGGTTCGGATTCTATAGATGGTGCAGATGGAACAAGAAGAGAAGGGATAATTATCGAGCTGTGGAGAGAGATTCAGAGTATGAAATAGACCCTGAAGTGGCCCGAGAAGCTCTACGGAAGCTTGACCAACAACTTCAGAAACAAACCAAACCTGTTCCCAAACCCAAAG CTTCCAACCCATATGATTTAAGAGAAGAAGCAACGACAAATGTTCAAGATACAGGATCCTACCTACCAATTACATTCTTTGGACTTCTTATATTCACCATAGTCTATAACATAATATTCATAAAGGTAATCAAACCATCTATAGATGGTCCTCAAGCCGAACTAGCTCCTGTTCGACCCTCCCTTATGAGAGAACTTTTGAAAGCCGAGTTGCTACCTTCAATTCAACTCCCGCCATCATCAGAGGTTTTCAGGCAACCATGA